aacagtagggaccacaaaggagtaggcgtagcccatgaaataacatcacccaaaaaccagtctcaattttcactgacaacaatgaggcagtattggttaggcaaaactaagcccaaacaagccttcagatcgactcgaaatgctttcaactagttgctacggaattttaaaaaaaattatttagcggatttttctagtgactgactgagtaactgacggactgactgactgatgacaagtgtaactcgacaatggggctaaggctacaggcttaattttttcactgtttgacgttgcttcggcccgagaggtgccttgcagtacgtacaatacattcttcagtgttctcctttgtgtcccattcatctttgctgacatcGCATTCATCTCTTCTGACAGCGAAGTGTTggtttggcggtagcacatgatggcttcctttcgtaTTGGAAATCGTcagtattttcatagtggctactttgattgcagaggtgctatttgaatagttcttgattcgtactactgtgtaatgggtttgaacatagctgacaacgaagcataatggataccaTATGCATGGTACAATTGGCGAGCATCAAGTTTAGCGAATCGGATGATAGCAAGCTTTTAGTTTGGCAAATCGTGCCctgtagaatttttaaaatcacatGCATGCACCAATGAAGTCATGATGGTATTCATAGATAGCTAGTATATTCTTAGCAGCAGTTTTTGAAGATGGAAACATTCGAGTGTGACCAGTTTCCATGTTTGTAAAGCCATCTGGACACCTTTCATTGGCAAAGAGTTGTTGTGCTGTATAGAAGTGCTTTGCAGCatttgttgcaccattttcAGCTACATACTTTCCAATTTCAGCATCGCTGTAAACATTGTACTTTCCTCTAGATTTCGCTTTTCTTCTTCTAGGGACTTTGCTACTGCCTCATCTACCTTCTTGATTTCTTTTGGTGTAGGCAAAGATTTCCTTACATCTTCTGTTGGTTCACTGTTGGCTCGCTTGAAATATTTCTACAGTGCCATGTGCTCACCACAAAGTAattaaacataattattaagatTTGGCAGTGATTTTAATTTGGCATTTTATACCACGATTCGCCAAACTGCTAAATTAAAATCACTGCCAATTGTATCACATATatggtacttcacttttcagatgataattaatatatctggggcgcacggcaccatttctttcttttgatgcgatatgcgtgggttcaccagccataataattatttacaaaaaaaagttaactgAGGAATTTTCATAGCCcatagataaaaagtactgaaacaagctggagtagtgcatgatattaaatcacagtaaaacaattatatccctactgtgtatatATTTGCTGCAGATGTATAGCCCAGGTCCTTAATAAGTGTATTTTTATAGAAAAGTGAGGAGCATCTACTAGTAAACAGCATTTTAGAAACATCAAGCAACATTTGAAGTTTCATACTCTagcatattattattaaagcttacagtggccagcactgaaggtctaacagcaacatgtgctgcagccttaggattaacCTAACCTAGAAAACTAGAACTGGAGACTTAAGGAAaattacttaacctagctaacaataaagtgaaacagaaaagggccaaagaaaggactTTTATCCCAGGATTTCACCGCTAAAACAAGGGGTGTCACGTAGACACTAGACACGCATTGTAAATTTCTGCTACTGCAATCAAAGTCATTTGACTGGGCAAATTTTCACCTTGACTTGTGACTTGAAGGCCACTGGCCTATTAACTCTTGTGTGTTTATACACATATTAAATTGTccatagataataataataattagtcgTTTTGGAcatttcttcttgctgctgTTTTACTTCCCTGTATATCACTTGTAACACAGTATAATAATTTCTTGATTCGTGCTACCAACAGCTGTGAAAGAAATGTCACATCCGTCTGCTGGAGCTTTGAAACATCTTGTTGAAAATCCTTTTACATCTCGTGAGTTAGATAAACTTAATTAACAGTTAATTTTCATACCGATCAGTGTTCTGTACAGTAGTCTCAAGAGCAATTTTTGCTTCTGGATCCAGATGTCATCTTtgcatagcgcttatccatttataagtgcatgtgtgGGGGAACTGGCTAGCACACTACTGAGTGCTATGGACCATATTCTGTTGTACACACGTTCTAGAAATCTAATGCTGATCGAGTCATATTCAACTGGCATGGTCAACTTTGTCAAGCCTTTGGAGTCTCATCCTGCACTTTATATCTGATTTACTTCACCAATAGTAAGCTCAATACAGCAAGCGTCTGTGGTTTTTTTGTAAGGCGAGTCAATTTCTTTCGTCACAAGGTGTATCTCTAAGTAAGTACAAATTAAAGTAAGTACATTTGGTTAGCTTGCAATACCTGAGGAAGATCAACTATAATTTCTGTGCTTGGTTCTGTGGTGTAGGCATGTGATGTAATGCTTGATACTTGCAAATGGCTTCCCATATGTAATGGTATAAAAATAGTATATAGTGAACTCATATTAATCTGAAAGTTATGTAAGTATTGAGTAATACCTACAATCCACTTTCATTATAGATTTGAAAGTACAATCAAATAACCTGGAAGCTTGTATAATATTGCTAATGGCCAAACTGAATAGCTGTTGAAAGTGATGCTGTCATTTTTATACATACTAATATAGATAGTATAATTGCATCACAAGACACCTAACAAATTCTGTTGCACCCAGTAATGTTGATAAACTATTGCCAATAGAATCCATAGGCAATGTAGTTTTCTGCTGTGTGTATAATCATGTGTTTGTGCACTATTGTCTGATGGTCTTAGAAACACAGTGATCGGAAGATACCAAAAGCCAATGCTTGTTACATCAACTATAACAATACTGGATTTCTATTACCTTAAAAATGTCTACATGTGTTGTAGTGTATGGTAGTAACTAAATGCTACCTGTTGGTGTTCTCTTACATTCTCTTGACCTGCTGGGGTTACGAGGAATAAGGTTTAAGATGAAACCAAccatgcatgcctgcatgtGGTTATAAACTATCATTCTGTCATCTATCATGCTTCCAAGTTATGCATTTTGTCTGAGTTACTACAACTTCTCTAATTTCAAAATGGTTTTGTTATGGTCTGTGAATTATTCATAGATGACTTCAAAGTTTTATTTGATGAGTGGATGCTGGAGGTAACATGCCAACATCAATTCTCACGAATTAGAGTTATATAAATATCTTCCACATAGTATGACCGTACTTATGACAGTGATGTAGAGTATGAGAAGAGGTTGAAGATCTTCATGGACAATGCGCTCTATATTGACTGGATAAATAACCAGCAGAATTCCTATGAGCGTACGTCAACTCATGTACAATATAAATATGTATTGTTAAAATAGTGGAGGCCAATCAGTTTGCTGATATGACTTTTGATGAGTTCAAATCCATTTATCTGATGGATCCACAGGTCAGTTGTGTTGTGAACAAGATAGTGCTGTATTTGTTCTGTGTACACAGcattgttcagctactaaagTTGGCAGCCATCAAATAACTGGGCAGCCAGTTCCAGAAGCTGTTGACTGGAGGGAGAAAGGTGTAGTTACACCCGTCAAGAATCAGGTGATGCCTGCAATGTGTAGCCTCATATGTAGTGATTCAATGTACACATGGTATGGCTGAAGCTAATTTTTGTGTACAAAAATAGTTGGTAGGGTTTTATAGAAACTGAATTCCATGATTAATACTATAATATGTTCCTCTTCAGGGTCAGTGTGGAAGCTGCTGGACATTTTCTACTACTGGTAGCGTTGAGTCCCACCATGCTATCAAGACCTCTAATTTAATATCACTGGTATGCtcatcaaatacagcaaaaaATGCATTTCCTTGTTTTATAGTCAGAACAGCAGTTGATTGATTGTGCTGGAGCCTTCAACAACCATGGTTGTCGTGGGTCAGTCATTACATTACTCATTGTTGTCTAGTTGgtgttgtattgtgtgtgtactgACACTGTAATTGACTTGTTTTTATATTGTTCCTAGAGGGCTTCCATCCCAAGCATTTGAATATATTCATTACAATGGTGGCCTGGAGTCTGAAAAGGATTACCCTTATCGGGCACATGTGAGTTGACTGCTGCATCACCCTGGATGTGTAGAGTACACACCTGCCCACATTTGATTAGTGTTTGCATACTTGAGTAAACTTGGGTTGAATTACAGAAGACTGTTTGCTTCATGACTTAATTGTTCATTTCCTTGTTGAAAAAATATTTCAGGATGAAACATGTAGCTTCAAGACGGACAAAGTGGCAGCAACTGTGAGCAGCCAAGTGAACATAACTGAAGTTGGTTATCAACAGTGGTTGCTgttatgtttgtatgtacaacGACCTACACAGAAAGATGAGGATATGATCCTTGATGCTGTAGCTAATGTTGGTCCTGTTAGCATTTGCTATGATGTATCCTCAGACTTCAGGTTTTATAAGAAGGGTGTTTATTCAAGGTGTGTGTATGACCTTGTTTACCCATTTGGTATTTCCATTGTTACATAGCAAACGGTGCAAGGATGGAAGTCAAAATGTTAATCATGCTGGTAAGTTTTACTTCATTCATAAACTCCTCAGGTcacatgatttttaaaaaaaaaacagctttgGTAGAGAAGTCGTCTGTGGGGACTATCCTTCCTTATGAGAGAGATTCCACTCATTCAAATACAGGGGGTGTATTGGCTGCCCTGGCTGTTTGAAGTAATGCCATAACAGTGGTGGACTAAACTGGTACTAATGAAACACAAAATCCCAGAATGGGTTGGTAGTCTGTTTTTTGCTTTAGTCTGCAAAACACCATTGTATTTAATGGTCTGACTCGCGTGGAAATTTTTGATTCAAGAAGTTGGGAGTCTGATGGCACAGCTCCATGAAATTGTGGACGCTTTGCTAAATATATTTATGTACACAACTGTTGTATGCAGTTTAATTTGAAGCTTGGTAGCTTGTTGTGAATTGATGTTGTCTCTGCAGTTTTGGCAGTGGGCTACAACCAAACAGCTGATGGAGAACCTTACTGGATTGTAAAGAATTCCTGGGGCACTAAGTTTGGAATAGATgggtacagcaacatgtgcgTGTGTAGCTATTTATTTAGCTAATTCATTGCAGGTACTTTTGGATTAAGCGTGGAGTAAACATGTGCGGGCTAGCGGAGTGTGCTTCTTATCCAATAGTGTGATCAAGAGTTCATGTgtgatgacatcattaatttttaGTGGTGTACTTTTAGACTTTACGTAGGAGTTTTGTGTATGTTTTGAGATTGCGTAATTGTATTTCCGACATTCTAAAAATCACACGTGAAGTCATGTCATGTCACACCACCCCTTTTAAAAGCGATGTCGCCTGAGGTGGCCTTATTCAATGGTGACGCGAGCGAGAGGACGTCAAATGCAAGTTTTTGCTGTGGAGAAATGATACGAGTAAGTTTCCAGttcataattaaaaaaaaaacttggtaCTACCGGTATATATAATACGTAGAAAGCTGTATTTTAAATGATGTTGTGCCTAGCATAAAATTTTGTTTACTCTGTAGTCCGCTAAAGAGTTAAAACGGCAGGAGGACCTGCATCGAATATTTACCAAAGACCTCGAAGATGATGAATTATTATTGAAAGGTGTCGAAGTGTTATTTAATATTTTTACCTGTGTAATAAGTGTGAATTGGTTGTAGATTATTCCTGTACTTATCACAAAGATATAGTCATCCGGGGCCGGCTATACATAACACCTCAGCGACTTTGCTTTCACTCTAGCGTGCTAGGGTGGGGAAATCAGGTGAGACCAAACAAAAATAAGTAAATGGTTTATTAATTTGTTGCTATGAGATGTAGTGGTGTGTGTAGGTTTCTGCTTTGAGCTCTTATCTTCCTTTATAGCTGACTATTTCCTTTAAAAATATCACATCAGTTTTAAAGCGTCGGGTGGTACTACTGCTACCAAATGCGTTAACTATCTGTGCTAATGGAAGAAAGGTAAAATTGGATTACTCACATATTGTGTATTTGCAATGATTCAAAATTTTACTTTGCAGTTTGTGTTCAGTTCATTTAAAAACAGAAATCAAACATTCAACCATTTATTTAAAGTGTGGCAGAATGTACTAATGGATAATGTGAGTTGTACAATTTGTGAACATTGTTTGATGGCATTAGCAGAAGCCTTCTAATGGGTTACCACTAATGGCTTCTTCCAGTGTATCAGGTGGTTTTATGTGTTTATCTAATTAGGCCCTATCACCTGAGGCACTATACAAGCATTTGAGCTTGTCCACAGGATCAAGCATGAGCTCCTTGATGGAAGAAACACCACATCCCAACCTTGCTATGAAGGAAAATGGAACAGATAGCACAAGTTCTCTTCCTTCTGGTTCTGAGCAAAGTACCGTTAAAGCTAAGGAAGCCAAGGGAAACATTTCAGACGAAGCCAGTGACTACTTTACTGAAGAACTTGCCACTTCTACTGAAGATGTTTCAATTAAGTTACCTCCACCTGTAAACTATTCATCAGATAATGATAGCACTGGTAGTCAAACTGATACCAGCGTAGACTCTAAATCAAGAATATCAAGTTTTACAAAAGAATCAGTGGTAGAGAACACTGCTATTAGAAAGAGATCAACAACACAAGCTGTACCTGTATTACAAGAAAACATTGCACATCCTGAAAATGGTAAGTACTAACTGGCTTGCGTTTATACCATATAAATTTATTACTGTCCCATTTTAGGTATCAGTGTAGACAAGTTTAATGTAGTGGTGAAATCTCTGTACAAACACTGCACAGCTACAAACCTGGTGAACGTCTTGATGATATTGATGTAAGCAGTTTGAAAATGTTAGCTAGTACCTGTTTTAaatgggttttttttcttaggATTTTCCTAGTTGTACTGACAACGCTATTAATACTGTGTGAACTGTCAGCATCAGATCCAAAAGTGGATAAAATGTTGTCATGGTTACCTATTGTCAATCAGTGCCAAGCAAAACACATTCCAAACAGTTTTCATGATGTTCAGCTGCAGCTAGTTCGCCAGTTGTCTGTTGACCTCAAAATCCTGCTACTACAATACTTCAATGACAGTGTAGACAAATTGACTTAATTTTCAGAATGTATAATTCAATCGCCGTCATTTAAAATCATTTATTGCTATTCATTTCTAATTGTTGCACACCGTTTCTTAAGTTCTCGTCGTCTTCAGGTTCTGAGGTGTCTATACGACCTACTTTAGGGAAGGACGGGTCGTTGCTGTCCAATTTCTGCATAAACTGTTCCAGAAGTCTCTTGTTCAAATGGTCCGTTAGCGTTCTGTCTTCTCGCGTTGACTGTTCCACTTCCATCTTGCTTACATCGTCCTTGCTACAGCTTGAACTATTAACGTGGTCGTCTTTTGGGACAGTAGAACCATCCACCATCGTTTCATCGCTTTCCATCTGTTGtatcccacaatcaaatataAACAAAACTCGTTTTATTAATATTTTGTGCAACATAATGCAGTACAAAATATATTGTAAAGAGTGTGTATAGATCTGATAAACACTTTACATGTGAGTGAGTGTCAAAATTAtacaattttattttaataataataatatttaaaaaCTGACAGCACAGTAGTAGTGATCAGAGAGTCAAAGGAGTGTTCATGGTTGCTTTTGATACAAAATCAGTAAAAGTTCGTAAAAACTTGGTTAGTTCTCGTTTGGCAATTGTTCTCACAACAGTTGGAGGTGCCCACCCACCAGGgttaactataaaatataacGTAACAAAAATTCACACAGATTTAATGCAAACTATCATACCATTTGCTGCATAGATGATCCGACATGAAACATCGTCTCTTGTTAATTCTGATTCCTGTCCCTTGTCAATTGGACGATTAGCAATTGTTTGACAGACCATGCCAACGTAGAGTGTGGCACGGATAAAATTATTAGTTATCTAAAAGAGTACACAGCAACTGGTCAAAAAAGTGACAAAAACAACATAAGACAAATTAGTGTGTAATTATACAATAGTTAGTGTTGCATTGTGCAAGCAATTAGTACAAACAGCTCAGCTTGGTGACAAACAGTTACTGTTGCTAAGGGACAGTAGTGGCGTGTAATGAGTGTAATAACCTGTCACTTGTGCCAGCTGTACTTGGTATAACCCCAACACTAAGTTTAGGTGTCTATGGAAACAGCTACCATCACTGCACCCTCAGCTATAgcatgttcatgttgagctgaatcctcaaaaacatttaataactcatggatgcgaTTACAc
The Dysidea avara chromosome 7, odDysAvar1.4, whole genome shotgun sequence genome window above contains:
- the LOC136262340 gene encoding pro-cathepsin H-like isoform X2 gives rise to the protein MKYVWLFSLLSCSLLAIPGDCEEGQPFLPFYPYIPHNQDDFKVLFDEWMLEYDRTYDSDVEYEKRLKIFMDNALYIDWINNQQNSYELEANQFADMTFDEFKSIYLMDPQHCSATKVGSHQITGQPVPEAVDWREKGVVTPVKNQGQCGSCWTFSTTGSVESHHAIKTSNLISLSEQQLIDCAGAFNNHGCRGGLPSQAFEYIHYNGGLESEKDYPYRAHDETCSFKTDKVAATVSSQVNITEKDEDMILDAVANVGPVSICYDVSSDFRFYKKGVYSSKRCKDGSQNVNHAALVEKSSVGTILPYERDSTHSNTGGVLAALAV
- the LOC136262340 gene encoding pro-cathepsin H-like isoform X1 is translated as MKYVWLFSLLSCSLLAIPGDCEEGQPFLPFYPYIPHNQDDFKVLFDEWMLEYDRTYDSDVEYEKRLKIFMDNALYIDWINNQQNSYELEANQFADMTFDEFKSIYLMDPQHCSATKVGSHQITGQPVPEAVDWREKGVVTPVKNQGQCGSCWTFSTTGSVESHHAIKTSNLISLSEQQLIDCAGAFNNHGCRGGLPSQAFEYIHYNGGLESEKDYPYRAHDETCSFKTDKVAATVSSQVNITEKDEDMILDAVANVGPVSICYDVSSDFRFYKKGVYSSKRCKDGSQNVNHAVLAVGYNQTADGEPYWIVKNSWGTKFGIDGYFWIKRGVNMCGLAECASYPIV
- the LOC136262339 gene encoding protein Aster-C-like, with product MSPEVALFNGDASERTSNASFCCGEMIRSAKELKRQEDLHRIFTKDLEDDELLLKDYSCTYHKDIVIRGRLYITPQRLCFHSSVLGWGNQLTISFKNITSVLKRRVVLLLPNALTICANGRKFVFSSFKNRNQTFNHLFKVWQNVLMDNALSPEALYKHLSLSTGSSMSSLMEETPHPNLAMKENGTDSTSSLPSGSEQSTVKAKEAKGNISDEASDYFTEELATSTEDVSIKLPPPVNYSSDNDSTGSQTDTSVDSKSRISSFTKESVVENTAIRKRSTTQAVPVLQENIAHPENGISVDKFNVVVKSLYKHCTATNLVNVLMILMIFLVVLTTLLILCELSASDPKVDKMLSWLPIVNQCQAKHIPNSFHDVQLQLVRQLSVDLKILLLQYFNDSVDKLT